One Paroedura picta isolate Pp20150507F chromosome 3, Ppicta_v3.0, whole genome shotgun sequence genomic window carries:
- the LOC143833050 gene encoding uncharacterized protein LOC143833050, which produces MYLISNKAMEKSFLGKEKKPLPDEEIPRTPSPLRDKPLWLKDIYYNLDELENDTLDKLHGDEFFEEVDVSSWSMGTPPLREPSIEKILSEPMLEQRIPRYSTSIPSRTCSSSCSSFSTITTTNSS; this is translated from the exons ATGTATCTGATCAGCAACAAAG CCatggagaagagctttctgggcaaagaaaagaaaccactgccggatgaagagattcccagaacaccctctccattgagagATAAGCCTCTTTGGCTCAAAGATATATATTATAATCTGGATGAACTGGAAAATGacacactggacaaactgcatgGCGATGAGTTCTTCGAGGAAGTGGATGTGAGCAGTTGGAGCATGGGAACACCaccattacgagagcccagtATTGAAAAGATACTCTCTGAACCCATGCTGGAACAACGGATTCCccgttactccacctccatccccagcagaacttgctcctcctcctgctcctccttctcgaccatcaccaccaccaacagctcctga